The following proteins come from a genomic window of Drosophila sulfurigaster albostrigata strain 15112-1811.04 chromosome X, ASM2355843v2, whole genome shotgun sequence:
- the LOC133848151 gene encoding protein sidekick isoform X7, producing MKQRQRRSLASSLRRTNKIPAATATATTASATAPSAAAWLKMPSTTALLLLLLFGLDSCSCYADAIPQQQQQQQQSPQQQPLMQQQKQQQEAPHFTTHPSSSGSIVSEGRTKILQCLALGSPQPTYRWLKDGAPVADYSSSQFYRIHITRREDAGSYQCIARNDAGSILSEKSDVVVAYMGNFENSTEGRLNVVSGHAAIFDMPQIDSIPRPSVDWQTDEGPLNYDIKYATTHANQLIILSAHEDDAKAYRARAMNTQLGKEEMSAYVHLKVTGDPFIEIAPEIIVPPQDLKLKRGESFAELQCIANARPLHELEMIWLKDGIPVEQAGIAHTLNDPWNRTLVLQQANSSHAGDYSCQVRLRSGGYQTVTATARVIVLEPPMFVSSMRAETFGDFGGQVSLPCHVVGDPTPKIQWFRNAERIEAQLQSGGYELQADNTLIIKKLTLDDEGMFQCLANNEAGEKSASTWLRVKTASKSDAAAALLSKPRVKRLAQPRILRVRASHAGMGSGSGSGAGSSSRSSSSQGMGTGYKRKEFRFASAPVMEQPPQNVTALDGKDATISCRAVGAPNPNITWIYNVRTQIIQPPVDTTVLLGLTATLQCKVSSDPSVPYNIDWYREGQMAPISNSQRIGVQADGQLEIQAVRASDVGSYACVVTSPGGNETRSSRLSVIELPFPPSNVKVERLAEPQQRSINVSWTPGFDGNSPISKFIIQRREVSAVEKFLGPVPDPMLNWITELSNVSADQRWILLENLKAATVYQFRVSAVNRVGEGSPSEPSNVVELPQEEFPLHRAPSGPPVGFVGSARSMSEIITQWQPPLEEHRNGQILGYILRYRLFGYNNVPWSYQNITNEAQRNFLIQELITWKDYIVQIAAYNNMGVGIYTEGSKIKTKEGVPEAPPTNVRVLALNSTAVQISWTPPNPQQINGINQGYKLQAWQQFQIDGEYRNVEKRMMTVPPSLIDPLAEQTTVLNGLEKFAEYNISVLCFTDPGDGVASQMVRVMTKEDVPDEITALRFDDVSDRSVTVLWAPPRHVNGLLTGYTVHYQVRDRPETMKTVNLTAEDTQLTVNQLQATTHYAFEIFAWTRMGSGAPKAATIQSGVEPVLPHAPTSLALSNIEAFSVVLQFTPGFDGNSSITKWKVEAQTARNMTWFTICEISDPDAETLTVTGLMPFTQYRLRLSATNVVGSSRPSEATKDFQTIQARPMHAPFNVTVRAMSAQQLRVRWIPLQQTEWFGNPRGYNISYRQMDKMAGAVKSAPRNVFIEDHTANSHVLEALEEWTVYEVLMFACNDVGCSRASNPAEERTREATPSYGPLDVQANATSSTTVVVRWGDVPRQHRNGQIDGFKVFYAATDRPSTAPVLHKTIPNNSSFTTTLTELKKFVVYHVQVLAYTRLGDGALSTPPIRVQTFEDTPGAPSNVRFPDVTFSMARIIWDQPEDPNGEIRHYQVTYTLNGSSNLNYSRELAASDRTFRATNLLPERYYSFSVTAQTLLGWGKTATVLVYTTNNRDRPQAPSEPQVSRSQIQANQITFSWTPGRDGFAPLRYYTVQMRENEGPWQPLPERVDPALSSYTALGLRPHTTYQFRIQATNDLGPSSFSRESILVRTLPAAPAVGVGGLKVVPITTTSVRVHWNALETGMWNGDAATGGYRILYQQLSDFPTALQSTPKTDVMGINVNSVVLSDLQQDRNYEIVVLPFNSQGPGPATPPAAVYVGEAVPTGEPRAVDAAPISSTEVRLRWKPPKQSMQNGDILGYKIFYLVTYSPQALEVGRKWEEEIEVVSATATSHSLVFLDKYTEYRIQLLAFNPAGDGPRSAPVTIKTLQGVPSAPLNLRFSDITMQSLEVSWDPPKFLNGEILGYLVTYETTEENEKFSKQVKQKVSNTTLRVQNLEEEVTYTFTVRAQTIDYGPAVSENVTTGPQEGSPVAPRDLILSKTLSSVEMHWINGPSGRGPIVGYLIEAKKREKGEPSFVYDSRWTKIEQTKKGTMQDFTVSYHILMPSTAYTFRVIAYNQYGISFPVYSKDSILTPSKLHMEYGYLQHKPFYRQTWFMVSLAATSIVIIVMVIAVLCVKSKSYKYKQEAQKTLEESMAMSIDERQELALELYRSRHGVGTGTLNSVGTLRSGTLGTLGRKSTNRPPTNVQLGKSPPRPSPASVAYHSDEESLKCYDENPDDSSVTEKPSEVSSSEASQHSESENESVRSDPHSFVNHYANVNDSLRQSWKKTKPVRNYSSYTDSEPEGSAVMSLNGGQIIVNNMARSRAPLPGFSSFV from the exons GTTCGCCACAGCCCACATATCGCTGGCTCAAGGATGGCGCTCCCGTTGCCGATTATTCATCCAGTCAATTTTATCGCATTCACATCACAAGACGCGAGGATGCCGGCAGCTATCAGTGCATTGCCAGGAACGATGCTGGATCTATACTGAGTGAAAAAagcgacgttgttgttgcct ATATGGGCAACTTTGAGAACAGCACCGAGGGCCGCTTAAACGTTGTCAGCGGTCATGCGGCCATCTTTGATATGCCCCAAATCGATTCGATACCACGACCATCGGTCGACTGGCAAACAGACGAGGGACCACTCAACTATGACATCAAATACGCGACAACGCATGCCAATCAATTGATCATACTCAGCGCCCACGAGGACGATGCGAAAGCGTATCGCGCCCGTGCAATGAACACACAACTGGGCAAGGAAGAGATGAGCGCCTATGTGCACCTGAAGGTCACCGGCGATCCGTTCATTGAGATTGCACCGGAGATCATTGTGCCGCCGCAGGATCTGAAGTTGAAGCGTGGCGAGAGTTTCGCTGAACTTCAGTGCATTGCCAATGCTCGACCTTTGCATGAGCTGGAAATGATTTGGCTGAAGGATGGCATCCCAGTGGAACAAGCGGGCATTGCACACACCCTCAATGATCCCTGGAATCGCACCCTTGTCCTCCAGCAAGCGAACAGCTCGCATGCCGGCGATTACAGTTGCCAGGTGCGTTTGCGCAGCGGTGGCTATCAGACTGTGACCGCCACAGCTCGGGTCATTGTTCTCGAGCCTCCGATGTTTGTCAGCTCAATGCGAGCGGAGACCTTCGGCGATTTTGGTGGCCAGGTGTCGTTGCCCTGTCACGTTGTTGGCGATCCCACGCCCAAGATTCAATGGTTTCGCAATGCCGAACGCATCGAGGCGCAGCTGCAAAGCGGCGG ATATGAACTGCAAGCGGATAATACGctgataattaaaaaactgaCACTCGACGATGAGGGAATGTTCCAATGCCTGGCGAACAACGAGGCTGGCGAGAAGTCCGCCTCCACCTGGCTGCGAGTGAAAA CAGCAAGCAAAAGTGATGCGGCAGCTGCTTTGCTGTCGAAGCCGCGCGTGAAGCGTTTGGCGCAACCGCGCATCTTGCGGGTGAGAGCATCGCATGCTGGCATGGGATCGGGCTCGGGATCGGGAGCGGGATCTAGCTCGAGAAGCAGCTCGAGCCAGGGCATGGGCACGGGCTATAAACGCAAGGAATTTCGCTTTG CCTCCGCTCCAGTGATGGAACAACCGCCACAAAATGTGACCGCATTGGATGGCAAGGATGCGACCATCTCGTGTCGCGCTGTCGGCGCCCCCAACCCGAACATTACCTGGATCTACAACG TTCGCACACAAATCATACAACCGCCGGTGGACACAACGGTATTGCTTGGCCTGACCGCAACGCTGCAGTGCAAGGTGTCCAGTGACCCGAGTGTGCCATATAATATCGACTGGTATCGCGAGGGTCAGATGGCGCCCATCAGCAACTCGCAGAGGATTGGCGTGCAGGCCGATGGCCAGCTGGAGATACAGGCGGTGCGGGCCAGCGATGTGGGCAGCTATGCGTGTGTGGTCACCTCGCCTGGTGGCAATGAGACGCGCTCATCGCGCCTCAGCGTCATTGAGTTGCCGTTTCCGCCCAGCAATGTGAAGGTGGAGCGTCTCGCTGAGCCGCAGCAGCGCAGCATCAATGTGTCCTGGACACCCGGATTCGATGGCAACAGTCCAATATCCAAATTTATTATCCAGCGACGCGAGGTCTCCGCTGTGG AAAAATTCTTAGGTCCAGTTCCCGATCCGATGCTCAATTGGATCACCGAACTGAGCAACGTTTCCGCCGATCAACGTTGGATCCTCCTCGAAAACCTGAAGGCTGCCACCGTTTATCAGTTTCGTGTGAGCGCCGTCAATCGTGTTGGCGAGGGATCGCCATCTGAGCCAAGTAACGTCGTCGAGTTGCCCCAAGAAG AGTTTCCACTACACCGAG CCCCCTCGGGACCGCCAGTTGGATTTGTTGGTTCCGCCCGATCAATGTCGGAGATCATTACGCAATGGCAACCTCCGCTAGAAGAGCATCGCAATGGCCAAATCCTGGGCTACATCTTGCGCTATCGTCTATTTGGTTACAACAATGTGCCATGGTCGTATCAAAACATCACCAACGAGGCGCAACGCAATTTCCTCATACAGGAGCTGATCACATGGAAGGATTACATCGTCCAGATCGCAGCCTACAACAACATGGGCGTGGGTATCTACACCGAGGGCTCGAAGATCAAGACCAAAGAGGGCGTGCCCGAAGCACCGCCCACCAATGTGCGTGTGCTCGCCCTGAACTCGACAGCGGTGCAGATCAGCTGGACACCGCCAAATCCGCAACAGATCAATGGCATCAATCAGGGATACAAACTGCAAGCGTGGCAACAGTTCCAAATTGATGGCGAGTATCGCAACGTGGAGAAACGCATGATGACCGTGCCGCCCAGTCTCATTGATCCGCTGGCCGAGCAGACAACCGTGTTGAATGGCCTGGAGAAGTTTGCCGAGTACAACATCAGTGTGCTGTGCTTTACGGATCCCGGAGACGGCGTCGCCAGTCAAATGGTGCGCGTGATGACCAAAGAGGATGTACCCGACGAAATAACCGCACTGCGCTTCGACGATGTCTCCGATCGATCGGTGACCGTACTCTGGGCACCACCTCGGCATGTTAACGGTCTGCTCACCGGCTATACGGTGCACTATCAGGTGCGCGATCGTCCCGAGACCATGAAGACTGTCAATCTGACCGCAGAGGACACACAGCTGACGGTGAATCAACTGCAGGCGACCACACACTATGCCTTCGAGATCTTTGCCTGGACACGCATGGGCAGCGGTGCTCCCAAAGCGGCAACCATACAATCGGGCGTGGAACCTGTGCTGCCACATGCCCCCACCAGTCTGGCGTTGTCCAACATCGAGGCGTTCTCAGTGGTGTTGCAGTTTACGCCCGGCTTTGACGGCAACTCGAGCATCACCAAATGGAAGGTTGAAGCACAGACGGCGCGCAACATGACCTGGTTCACAATTTGTGAGATTAGTGATCCGGATGCTGAAACCCTGACGGTAACTGGTCTGATGCCCTTCACACAGTATCGCTTGAGGTTGAGTGCTACCAATGTGGTGGGCAGTTCTCGACCCTCGGAGGCCACCAAGGACTTTCAGACCATTCAAGCGCGTCCCATGCACGCACCCTTCAATGTCACGGTCCGTGCGATGAGTGCTCAACAGTTGCGTGTGCGTTGGATTCCCTTGCAGCAGACGGAATGGTTTGGCAATCCCCGAGGATACAACATCAGCTATCGCCAGATGGACAAGATGGCGGGCGCCGTGAAGAGTGCACCGCGCAACGTCTTCATCGAGGATCACACTGCCAATTCGCATGTGCTTGAGGCCCTGGAAGAATGGACGGTATACGAGGTGCTGATGTTTGCCTGCAACGATGTCGGCTGCTCGCGTGCCAGCAATCCGGCCGAGGAGCGCACTCGTGAGGCAACACCTAGCTACGGTCCGTTGGATGTGCAGGCGAATGCCACATCATCGACCACGGTCGTGGTGCGTTGGGGTGATGTGCCGCGGCAGCATCGCAACGGACAGATCGATGGCTTCAAGGTGTTCTATGCGGCCACCGATCGACCCAGCACAGCGCCTGTGCTGCACAAGACCATACCGAACAACAGTTCCTTCACCACCACACTCACCGAGCTCAAGAAATTCGTTGTCTATCACGTTCAGGTCTTGGCCTACACACGCCTAGGCGATGGCGCCTTGAGCACCCCTCCGATACGTGTACAGACCTTTGAGGACACCCCAGGAGCACCGTCGAATGTCCGCTTCCCGGATGTGACGTTCTCGATGGCACGCATCATTTGGGATCAGCCCGAGGATCCCAACGGCGAAATTCGCCATTATCAAGTGACCTACACACTGAACGGCAGCTCCAATCTTAACTATAGTCGTGAGTTAGCGGCCTCGGATCGCACGTTCCGGGCCACAAATCTGCTACCCGAACGCTACTACAGCTTCAGTGTGACGGCCCAGACACTCCTCGGTTGGGGCAAAACGGCAACTGTGCTTGTGTACACGACAAACAATCGTGATCGTCCACAGGCGCCATCAGAGCCACAGGTGTCGCGCAGTCAGATCCAGGCGAATCAGATCACCTTCAGCTGGACCCCAGGACGGGATGGCTTCGCCCCTCTACGCTATTACACCGTGCAGATGCGCGAGAACGAGGGTCCCTGGCAACCATTGCCCGAACGCGTTGATCCCGCGCTCAGTTCGTACACAGCGCTGGGACTCCGTCCGCACACAACTTATCAATTCCGCATACAGGCCACCAACGATTTGGGTCCTTCGTCATTCAGTCGCGAGAGCATCTTAGTGCGCACCTTGCCCGCGGCACCCGCTGTGGGTGTGGGGGGATTGAAGGTGGTTCCTATCACAACAACGTCGGTTCGCGTGCACTGGAATGCCTTGGAGACAGGCATGTGGAATGGCGATGCGGCGACTGGAGGATATCGCATTTTATATCAACAACTGTCGGACTTTCCCACCGCACTGCAGTCGACACCCAAGACAGATGTGATGGGCATCAATGTGAATAGTGTAGTGCTCTCTGATCTGCAGCAGGATCGCAACTATGAGATTGTTGTGCTGCCCTTCAATTCGCAAGGACCCGGCCCAGCCACGCCTCCAGCGGCTGTGTATGTGGGCGAAGCAGTGCCAACGGGTGAACCGCGTGCCGTCGACGCAGCTCCCATTTCCAGCACTGAGGTGCGCCTGCGCTGGAAGCCACCAAAGCAGAGCATGCAGAATGGCGACATTCTGGGCTACAAGATCTTCTACCTGGTCACGTATTCACCGCAAGCACTCGAAGTGGGACGCAAATGGGAGGAGGAGATCGAAGTTGTGTCCGCCACGGCAACATCGCATAGTCTTGTCTTCCTAGACAAATACACCGAGTATCGCATACAGCTGTTGGCCTTTAATCCCGCCGGCGATGGACCACGCTCAGCTCCCGTGACAATCAAGACGCTCCAGGGTGTGCCAAGTGCGCCGCTTAATCTGCGTTTCTCAGACATTACGATGCAGAGCCTAGAAGTTAGCTGGGATCCACCCAAGTTCCTCAATGGTGAAATACTTGGCTATCTGGTGACCTACGAGACTACCGAGGAAAATGAAA AGTTCAGCAAGCAGGTCAAACAGAAGGTATCCAACACCACGTTGCGTGTGCAGAACCTTGAGGAGGAGGTCACCTACACCTTCACTGTGCGCGCCCAGACCATCGACTATGGTCCCGCTGTCAGCGAGAATGTGACCACAGGACCCCAAGAAGGCTCACCGGTTGCGCCACGCGATCTCATATTGAGCAAAACTTTGTCCAGCGTAGAGATGCATTGGATCAATGGTCCGTCAGGTCGTGGTCCCATTGTTGGCTATCTAATCGAAGCGAAGAAGCGCG AAAAAGGAGAACCTTCATTTGTGT ACGATTCACGCTGGACGAAGATCGAGCAGACAAAGAAAGGAACCATGCAGGACTTTACGGTCAGCTACCACATCCTGATGCCATCGACAGCTTACACATTCCGGGTGATCGCCTATAATCAATATGGCATCTCGTTTCCCGTGTACTCGAAAGACTCGATACTGACGCCATCGAAGCTGCACATGGAGTATGGCTATCTGCAGCACAAGCCCTTCTATAGGCAGACGTGGTTCATGGTCTCGCTGGCTGCCACATCGATCGTCATCATTGTCATGGTAATCGCAGTGCTGTGTGTGAAGAGCAAGAGCTACAAGTACAAAC AGGAGGCACAGAAAACGCTGGAGGAGTCAATGGCCATGTCGATTGATGAGCGCCAGGAACTGGCCTTGGAATTGTATCGATCGCGTCATGGCGTCGGCACGGGCACACTGAACAGCGTGGGCACATTGCGCAGCGGGACTTTGGGCACATTGGGTCGCAAGTCAACCAATCGTCCGCCAACGAATGTCCAGCTGGGCAAGAGTCCACCGCGTCCCTCGCCCGCCTCCGTGGCCTATCACAGTGATGAGGAGAGTCTGAAGTGCTACGACGAGAATCCCGATGACAGCAGCGTGACCGAGAAACCATCCGAAGTGAGCAGCTCCGAGGCATCGCAG CACTCggagagcgagaacgagagcgTGCGCAGCGATCCACATTCGTTTGTGAATCAttatgcgaatgtgaatgatTCGCTGCGTCAGTCGTGGAAGAAGACAAAGCCGGTGCGCAACTATTCCAGCTACACGGACTCCGAGCCAGAGGGCAGCGCAGTGATGAGCCTCAATGGTGGCCAGATTATTGTCAATAATATGGCCAGATCGAGGGCGCCACTGCCCGGCTTCTCCTCATTTGTCTGA